In Sphingomonas sp. KC8, the sequence GGCAAGGCCGATCTGTGGTCGGTCGATCTCACCGGCGTGAATGAAAAACGCGTTCCGACACCGCTCGATGGATCCGATCCGGCCTGGGGGCCGTTACTGCCCTGAAACGGGGTTGACCTTAGCCTGCCTTACCGTTCATCGTTCAAAAGTACCGTTTCGTCGTTAAATGTTTAAGGAGACCGACATGCCAAACCTGACGACCAAGCTGCTGATGGCCGCAGCCCTCGTCGCCGTTGCCGGCTGCGCCAAGAAGCCGCCGGTCGAGCTGCCGCCGGCTCCGCCGACCGAAACCGCGCCGCCGGTGCAGACGCAGCCGGAAGCGCCGGTGACGTCGACGATCGTTCCCGGATCGAAGGAGGATTTCCTCCAGCAGGTCGGTTCGGACCGCGTATTCTTCGGCACCGATATTTATGATCTTGACGCCGAGGCGCGTAGCATCCTCGATCGTCAGGCTGAATGGCTGGCCAAGTATCCGAACGTCCGCATCACCGTCGAAGGCCATGCCGACGAACGCGGCACGCGCGAATATAACCTCGCGCTGGGCGATCGCCGCGCCAATTCGGCGAAGAACTATCTGGCGTCCAAGATCGACGCGAGCCGCATTTCGACGGTCAGCTACGGCAAGGAACGCCCGGCTGTGGCCGGTTCGGACGAAAGCGCCTGGGCGCAGAATCGCCGCGCGGTGACGGTTGTCATCACCGGCATGTAATCGGAAATGAGCGAGGGGGAGGGATCGCAAGGTTCCTCCCCTTTCTTCTGGCGGGTGTCACCCGCGCTTGAACGGTCCCATTTCCGCCAGCACATCGATCTCCTGGGCAACCGCGCGGCGTTCAGCGTCGAGATAATCGGCCACGGCGCGGCGGAACCCGGCATCGGGGATGAAATGGGCGGACCAAGTGGCCACCGGCTCATAGCCGCGCGCCAGCTTATGGTCGCCCTGCGCCCCGGCCTCGACGCGGGTGAGGTTGCGGGCGATGGCGGCGTCGATTGCCTGATAATAGCACAGCTCGAAATGGAGGAAGGGCACCTCCTCCGCCGCGCCCCAATAGCGGCCATAGAGCGCGTCCGCGCCGATCAAGTTGAGCGCGCCGGCGATGGGCCGCCCATCGCGCAACGCGAGGATCAGCAGCACCTTGTCCGCCATCCGTTCGCCGAGCAGCGAGAAGAAGGCGCGGGTGAGATAGGGGCGGCCCCATTTGCGCGCGCCGGTATCCTGATAGAAATGCCAGAAGGCGTCCCAATGCGCCTCGGTCAGCGCGGCGCCGGTGAGGTGGACGATCTCCAGCCCGGCCACGGCGGCGGCGCGTTCCTTGCGGATCGCCTTGCGCTTGCGGCTGGCGAGGGCCGCGAAAAAATCATCGAACGATCGATAGCCATGGTTGGCCCAGTGGAACTGGCGGTCGGACCGGATCAGCCAGCCGGCGGCTTCGAACAGGGGCACCTGCTCGGCTGCGACGAAGGTGGCGTGGGCCGAGGAGAGATTGTTCTGGCGGACGACCGTTTCGATCGCGCCGATCAATGCGGGGGCGAGTGCGGGGTCGCGCAGCAGCAGGCGGGGGCCGGGAACGGGGCTGAACGGCGACGCGATCTGGAGCTTGGGATAATAGCGCCCGCCGGCCCGCTCCCACGCATCCGCCCAGGCGTGATCGAACACATATTCGCCCTGGCTGTGGCTCTTGGCATAAGCGGGCGCGATCGCGGCGGGGTGGCCATCGGCGCCGTCGACCAGGATCGGGATCGGTTGCCAGCCGGCGCGTGAACTGACGCTGCCCGATTCTTCGAGCGCGGACAGGAAGGCGTGGCTGACGAAGGGGTTGTCGCCGCCGGCGCAGGCATCCCAATCGGCCGCAGGGATCGCGCGGACGCCATCGGCCATGCGGGCGACGATATCGTGATCAGCCACGGGGCAGCTCGTAGATCGGTGCGTCGGCGTGCGCGGCGACGGTGGCGTGATCGGCGGGGCTGCGCACCGTCCAGCTCAACACCGGCAGGCCGCGTTGGCGCTGGGCGGTGGCAAAGGGGGACGGGAGATCGCGGACGTCATAGGCGAGGAAATCGGGCTTCGCGCGCCAGAGGGAGAGGTGGCGTTCCCATGCGCCGCGACAGCCGGCTTTGCCGTCTTCGGTGACGACGAGGCCGCGTGTCGTGGCGGGGGCGTGGCGGGCGAACCAGTGGGCGACTTCAGGGTTGAACGACATCACCGCGACTGGGCCGGTATAGCCCGCCAGCGCCTGATGGACGGCGACGCAGAGGGTGGTCGGATGGCGGTCCTTGCTTTTCACTTCGATCAGC encodes:
- a CDS encoding glycerophosphodiester phosphodiesterase family protein, whose product is MPFGLLDPLFAPAPAAGRVAFLKGGRFAHRGLHGAGVVENSRAAFLAAIQQGDGIELDVQLSRDGQAIVFHDATLDRLTAATGPLLDYTAAQLAGIALSNTAETLSGLNTTLNLIAGRVPLLIEVKSKDRHPTTLCVAVHQALAGYTGPVAVMSFNPEVAHWFARHAPATTRGLVVTEDGKAGCRGAWERHLSLWRAKPDFLAYDVRDLPSPFATAQRQRGLPVLSWTVRSPADHATVAAHADAPIYELPRG
- the pal gene encoding peptidoglycan-associated lipoprotein Pal, whose amino-acid sequence is MPNLTTKLLMAAALVAVAGCAKKPPVELPPAPPTETAPPVQTQPEAPVTSTIVPGSKEDFLQQVGSDRVFFGTDIYDLDAEARSILDRQAEWLAKYPNVRITVEGHADERGTREYNLALGDRRANSAKNYLASKIDASRISTVSYGKERPAVAGSDESAWAQNRRAVTVVITGM
- a CDS encoding GNAT family N-acetyltransferase — its product is MADGVRAIPAADWDACAGGDNPFVSHAFLSALEESGSVSSRAGWQPIPILVDGADGHPAAIAPAYAKSHSQGEYVFDHAWADAWERAGGRYYPKLQIASPFSPVPGPRLLLRDPALAPALIGAIETVVRQNNLSSAHATFVAAEQVPLFEAAGWLIRSDRQFHWANHGYRSFDDFFAALASRKRKAIRKERAAAVAGLEIVHLTGAALTEAHWDAFWHFYQDTGARKWGRPYLTRAFFSLLGERMADKVLLILALRDGRPIAGALNLIGADALYGRYWGAAEEVPFLHFELCYYQAIDAAIARNLTRVEAGAQGDHKLARGYEPVATWSAHFIPDAGFRRAVADYLDAERRAVAQEIDVLAEMGPFKRG